From a single Brassica rapa cultivar Chiifu-401-42 chromosome A01, CAAS_Brap_v3.01, whole genome shotgun sequence genomic region:
- the LOC117133376 gene encoding uncharacterized protein LOC117133376: MAVDEHDELPKATQREAELETQIDDLQGQVTGLHRAREDINPELSLEFQIVKEKLDEHLSKWSRASRSSASSNRSILPSETRTKPLTQHATRSVDSGLRFAPCCLWKYLTLGHARISQLQRREEKHLRDKKAKNAQTYDGEDSDSEPKPDKEASDGAARAESPIIAHLHQIFSNKLDAMQSMVERLLGVAPPIRKRNPNSYPDTPFTDEIKLIEMPRNFSFPSIKAYNGTTDPNDHVAQFRQRMLAVALPKGSREATMCKGFGSTLTGPALQLYINLPSRSIASFAVLSDKFMEQFSNSGDLEKTSDSLYEILHHRAEPLRGYIARFNQEKVAIPKFNIPTAISASREAFAPTETSTKS; this comes from the coding sequence ATGGCGGTGGATGAGCATGACGAGCTACCCAAAGCAACTCAGAGAGAGGCTGAACTCGAAACACAAATCGATGACCTACAAGGTCAAGTAACCGGGTTACATAGAGCTCGGGAAGATATCAATCCCGAGCTGTCCTTGGAGTTCCAAATCGTTAAGGAAAAACTCGACGAACATCTAAGCAAATGGAGCAGAGCGTCGAGAAGCTCAGCCAGCTCGAATCGGAGTATCTTACCCTCCGAGACGAGAACCAAGCCCTTAACACAACATGCAACAAGAAGCGTCGATTCCGGACTCAGGTTTGCCCCATGCTGCCTCTGGAAATACCTAACTCTAGGGCATGCACGAATCTCCCAACTGCAGCGCCGGGAGGAGAAGCATCTACGCGACAAAAAGGCTAAGAACGCTCAGACCTATGACGGGGAGGACAGCGACTCGGAACCCAAGCCTGATAAGGAAGCATCAGATGGAGCAGCAAGAGCGGAGTCTCCCATAATCGCTCACCTTCACCAGATTTTCTCTAATAAGCTCGACGCCATGCAATCCATGGTAGAGAGACTCCTAGGGGTAGCTCCCCCCATACGGAAGAGAAACCCCAATTCCTACCCCGACACTCCCTTCACGGATGAGATCAAATTGATCGAGATGCCCAGGAATTTTTCTTTCCCCAGTATCAAGGCGTATAACGGCACCACTGATCCGAACGACCACGTCGCCCAATTCAGACAGAGGATGCTCGCTGTAGCACTTCCCAAAGGGTCACGCGAAGCTACCATGTGCAAAGGTTTCGGCTCCACTCTGACCGGACCTGCTCTGCAATTGTATATCAACTTGCCCTCCAGGTCCATAGCTTCCTTCGCAGTTCTCAGCGATAAGTTCATGGAACAATTCTCCAACAGCGGGGACCTGGAGAAAACCTCTGACAGCCTCTACGAAATCCTCCATCATCGAGCTGAACCCCTGAGAGGCTACATAGCCCGTTTCAATCAAGAAAAGGTGGCTATCCCCAAATTCAATATCCCCACTGCTATCTCTGCTTCAAGAGAGGCCTTCGCCCCAACGGAGACCTCTACAAAGAGCTGA